The proteins below are encoded in one region of Salvelinus fontinalis isolate EN_2023a chromosome 10, ASM2944872v1, whole genome shotgun sequence:
- the LOC129863510 gene encoding uncharacterized protein LOC129863510 codes for MDPVITIVLVVTAAAAQVNAVVCNLSHENGTHQCYGALGESLSLHLAADSSNEEITLKKCDKRILQFKTGEDWRSKLHQDYVNRSEFFNNGTFRLDRVIEEDSGDYQLETYNSTGEVLRRVNMLLEIQAPASEPVLSHLCLPHGETVGTCSSEGDGLQYSWTLNGQNLTRSVAYDHYQNSVIILKSDVTGTLTCMVQNKVSSSSSTIDLSLACSGNLRTVDFIPTF; via the exons ATGGATCCTGTGATTACTATAGTTCTGGTggtgacagcagcagcagcacaag TTAATGCCGTGGTCTGTAATCTCTCTCACGAGAATGGAACTCATCAATGCTATGGGGCTCTGGGAGAATCTTTGTCCTTACACCTGGCTGCAGACAGCAGTAATGAAGAAATAACATTGAAGAAATGTGATAAACGTATTCTGCAATTCAAAACTGGAGAAGACTGGAGATCTAAATTGCATCAGGATTATGTGAATCGCTCTGAgttctttaataatggaacattcAGACTGGACAGAGTTatagaggaagacagtggagattACCAATTGGAAACATATAATTCAACAGGAGAAGTGTTGCGCAGAGTCAACATGCTACTTGAGATACAAG cCCCGGCGTCAGAGCCAGTGCTGTCTCACCTCTGTCTGCCTCATGGAGAAACCGTGGGCACATGCTCCTCAGAGGGAGATGGTCTTCAGTACAGCTGGACCTTGAACGGCCAGAATCTGACCAGGAGTGTAGCCTATGACCACTACCAGAACAGTGTCATCATACTGAAGAGTGATGTGACAGGAACCCTGACCTGTATGGTTCAGAATAAAGTTAGCAGCAGCAGCTCCACTATTGATCTCTCCTTGGCCTGCTCAGGTAATCTCAGGACAGTTGACTTCATTCCCACCTTTTGA